From a region of the Leucoraja erinacea ecotype New England chromosome 6, Leri_hhj_1, whole genome shotgun sequence genome:
- the LOC129697976 gene encoding POU domain, class 4, transcription factor 3-like, giving the protein MMSMNSKQPAFGMHHTLPEHKYTSLHSSSEAIRRACLPAPPQLQNNIFASLDETLLARAEALAAVDIAVSQGKSHPYKPDATYHTMNSVPCTSNSAAPLPHPSALSSHHHHHHHHHHQPHQTLDPGELLDHLSSSSLSLAGAMAQAGNGENGVVPTSHPAHMHGLSHLSSPHPHHPHHHHPHHQSALNMTPHPHGLAAHGVAPGMPTLNDVDADPRELEAFAERFKQRRIKLGVTQADVGSALANLKIPGVGSLSQSTICRFESLTLSHNNMIALKPILQAWLEEAEGAHREKLSKPDLFNGGEKKRKRTSIAAPEKRSLEAYFAVQPRPSSEKIAAIAEKLDLKKNVVRVWFCNQRQKQKRMKFSASH; this is encoded by the exons ATGATGTCCATGAACAGCAAGCAGCCAGCCTTCGGTATGCATCATACCCTACCTGAGCACAAGTACACTTCTCTACACTCCAGCTCGGAAGCAATAAGGAGAGCCTGCCTGCCAGCGCCACCG CAACTGCAGAACAATATCTTCGCCAGCTTGGATGAAACTCTCCTGGCCCGCGCCGAGGCTCTGGCTGCCGTGGATATCGCCGTATCTCAAGGCAAGAGCCACCCATACAAGCCGGATGCCACTTACCACACCATGAATAGTGTGCCATGCACGTCTAACTCGGCCGCGCCGCTGCCGCATCCGTCCGCTTTGTCCtcgcaccaccatcaccaccaccatcaccaccaccaaccTCACCAGACCTTGGACCCCGGAGAGCTTCTCGACCACCTGAGCAGTTCCTCGCTGAGCCTGGCCggggccatggcccaggccggtaACGGAGAAAATGGGGTGGTGCCCACCTCGCACCCTGCACACATGCACGGCCTGAGCCACCTCAGCAGCCCGCACCCTCATCaccctcaccaccaccacccccaccaccagagCGCCCTGAACATGACCCCGCACCCTCATGGGCTGGCGGCTCACGGTGTGGCCCCTGGCATGCCCACCCTCAACGACGTGGACGCCGACCCGCGGGAGCTGGAAGCTTTCGCCGAGCGCTTTAAGCAGAGGAGGATCAAGCTGGGAGTGACCCAGGCCGACGTGGGCTCGGCCCTGGCTAACTTGAAGATCCCGGGAGTGGGCTCGCTCAGCCAGAGCACCATCTGCAGGTTCGAGTCACTGACCCTGTCCCACAACAACATGATCgctctcaagcccattctacaAGCTTGGCTGGAAGAGGCGGAGGGCGCTCACCGCGAGAAACTCAGCAAGCCCGACCTCTTCAACGGCGGCGAGAAGAAGCGCAAAAGGACGTCGATCGCCGCCCCGGAGAAGCGCTCATTGGAAGCTTACTTCGCCGTGCAACCTCGACCGTCCTCTGAAAAGATCGCGGCCATCGCCGAGAAACTGGACCTGAAAAAGAACGTGGTTAGGGTATGGTTTTGCAATCAAAGACAGAAGCAGAAACGGATGAAATTTTCCGCCAGCCACTAG